Genomic DNA from Longimicrobiales bacterium:
CAGGGCCCTGCTTCGGCTGGTCCGCGGGCTCGATCGCCACCGTGTTCCGATCAGCTGCCGTGTGAGTAGAGCGCGTCGATCCGCCCGGCCAGCTCGAAATCGCGTTCGGAGAGGCCGCCCACGTCGTGGCTGGACAGATAAATGTCCACGGTACGGTAGGTGTTACTCCAGTCCGGATGATGGTTCATGCGCTCCGCAACGAGTGCGACGGACGCCATGAAGCCGAACGCACCCACGAAGTCAGTGAACTCCAACTGGCGGTGCAGCCGCCCGTCATCCAGCGTCCAGCCGGGCAGCCGCTCGAGCCGGCTGCGCACATCCGTGTCATCCAGTTTGTCGCGTCTCGTCATTCTGCCTCCCGGTCGCTGCCCACCTGTTCCAATTCGCCGATCCGTGCACGCACTGCCGCCGGCAGGGCCGCCTTGCCCGCGCTCGCGTAGTCGTACGCGACAATGACGCCACTGCCCTCCGCCGCCACGCCGCCAGCGGCGTCGCTCACGATGCGGTACTCCATCGTGAACCGGTCCTCCGCTACATCCGTTGTGCGCGCGCCGACGTGCACGACGTCGGGATACTCGAGCGGACGCCGGAACCGGCATTGTGTGGAGGCGAGAATCGGACCGACGCCGGCGTCGCCGCCGCGGAACGCGATCGCGTCCAGGTAGGCAATGCGCGCGCTCTCGAACCAGCGGAAATACACGATGTTGTTCACGTGGCCGAACGCGTCCATCTCGCCCCAGGCGACCGGTATTGTAATGACGACCGGAAAGCCCGCGAGCTCGGCAGGCTGCATCAACCGGGTACGATCCCGAGTGCCTGCCCGGTCGAGCAGTCGATCCTCAGCAGCTCGCCCGGGCGCACACCATATCTGCCCCCGGTCACCTCGTAGTCGCCCTGCTGCGTGGCGCCGACCGCGCCCGACCGCACGAGGCGCAGACGCGTCTGGTCGCGCGGATCGATAAGTGGGCTGGTGCAGCTGTCCTCCGGTGGCGGCCCGCCGTCTTCCGTGACGAACTGGGCGGGGGCATCCTGGGCCATGCGCAGATTGGCTGGATTCGGCGTGAAAGTGCTGGTCGACACGCACGCCGCAGCAAGGAACGGCAGCAGGACGACCGGTGTGAAATGTCTGCAACGCATGTAACCTCCGCAGGTTGTGCGGCAGGATAGGTCGCCCGGCCGCACAGCGTCAATAGCTGCGGCACCGCTCGTGCACTGGCGGGCTCGGACCCTTTGAGGTGGAACATTGATGAAGAAGCTCGTCTGGATCGGCGCGGTCATCCTGGTGGTGGTGGCGGGAGTGGTGGTGTTCGCTCTCATCAAGGGAATCCGGCCCGGCGACGCCGCGGAGCTGCTCGCGGCCGGCGGCACGAAGCCGCTGCGCGATCCCATGCGCGTCGCACGCGGAACGACACGCGTCCTCGTGTTCGCACTGGACGGTGTGGGTGTCGACGAGCTGCACTCCGCAGCGCGCAGCGGTCGCGCCCCGCACCTGGCTGCCGCGCTCGGCCGGGAGGAGGGTGACGGCCTCTATGCGACGGGATACTCCGTGCCCGGGGTGCTCACCGTGCTGCCGTCCACGACGCTCGCCGCGTGGGCCTCCGTGTTCACAGGCGAGCCTCCCGCGTACACCGGCGTGCCCGGCAACGAGTTCTTCGTCCGTGAACAGCGCCGTTTCTACGCGCCGGCTCCCGTCACCGTGCCCGAGGCGACGCACGTGCTTGCGACCTACGCCGACGATCTGATCGGCGGTGTGCTGGCCGTTCCCACTCTCTACGAGCGAGCGGACGTGCGCGCATACGTCGCGCTGTCGCACATCCACCGTGGTGCGGACCTGCTTGTCGTTCCCGACGCAGCGGCGATCAGTGAGATCGCGCTCGGCCTGGTCGCGGGTATCGTCGAGGACGATGACGAGCCCGGCAGCGACAAGTACAGCGAGCTGGACGCGACATCCGTCGAGACGATGCTCGAGGCGATGCGGGAGCACGGTCCCGCGGACCTCCAGGTCATCTACTTCCCCGGCGTCGACCTCTACACGCACATGGCGCCGCACCCGATCGAGGACCAGCGCGACTACGTGTCCACCGTGCTCGACCCGGCCGTCGGCGCCGTCATCGGCGCGTATCGCGATGCGGGTATTCTGGACAGTACCTATATCGTGTTCGTATCCGACCATGGTCACACGCCCGTCATCGAGGACGACCGCCACGCGCTCGAAGCCGAAGGCGATGACGAGCCGCCCGCGGTGCTCGAGAGCGCCGGCTTCCGGATGCGGCCGCTCTCGATCGACGTGCCCGCCGATGACGATTTCCAGGCCGCCCTCGCATACCAGGGCGCCTTTGCCTACATCTACCTCGCCGACCGCTCGATCTGCCCGCAGGCCGACACGCCGTGCGACTGGTCGCGACCGCCACGCCTGGAGGAGGATGTGCTGCCCGCCGTCCGGGCGTTCGATGAGGCCAACCGAACCGGCGCGCGCGTGCCCGCCATGCAGGGAACGCTCGATCTCATCTTCGCCCGCGAGCCGCGGCCCCCCAGTGAAGAGGCACTGCCGTTCTCGGTGTGGGATGGCAATGCACTGGTACCGGTGGAGGAGTATCTCGCCGCTCACCCGCGCCCCGACCTGCTGGAACTACCCGAACGTCTCCGAGGCCTCGGCGCCGGTCCGTTCGGCCATCGTGCCGGCGACATCCTGCTGCTGGCACGGTCGGGGTCCTCGCGGCCGATCGAAGATCGATTCTATTTCTCCGGCCGATACCGCTCCTGGCATGGCAGCCCGGACCCGCAGGACAGTCGTATTCCCATCATCGTCGCGCGCGAGGGAATGGCCGGCAGCGACATACGCGCGCTGGTGGACGGCGCGATCGGGGGATCCGCGACCCAGTTGAGCATCGTGCCTCTCATCGAAGCGCTTCTGGCCGGGCGGTAGGCGAGACGCGCAGTCGAACGATGACAAACGGTCCCGCAGCGTCGCACTGACTCTGCGGGACCGTGTTGTCAGCGTCGCTGCCCGCGTCAGGGCGAGCGGCCCGTCGTGTCCCCTCGCTGCCGCCGCATCTCTTCGAGTCGCTCCCGGTTCACCTGCTCCGACTCGCGGTACGCCGCCTCGCCCTGCGGCGGCATATCCGCCGTCACGCGCGCGGCCAGGCCCGCGTCCAGCTCCGCGGGCCGACCGCCATACAGCGCGATCTGACCCATGCGCGCGTAGTTCACCGACTTGTGCAGGACACGGGCAGCCTCCTGCGGCGCATGAAAGCCCATCGAGTTCTCCGCCTCGATGAAATCCAGCAGGAACTGCGCCTTCCGCTGGTAGTCCCGCGCCAGCTGAACATCCTGGCTCGTGCTGTCCGTCTCGACGCGCGCGCCGAGATCACGGATCAGCTCCATGAGCGCGTCCATGGCCATGTTGCGCATCGCGAACGTGCGGTCCTGAATCGTCGTCGCCCGTTCCCACAGCTCCTGCTGATCCACGCGATGACAGGTCTGACATGCCGCGGCAATGTTCAGGAGCGGGCTGCGCACGTGATGATCGCTGATCTTCATCGCGCCCGTACGCTTGTACGGCATGTGGCAGTCCGCACACGCCACGCCGGCCCGTGCGTGCGTGCCCTGGCTGTACAACTCGAACTCCGGATGCTGCGCCTTCAGTGCGGGCGCACCCGTGACGGCATGCGTCCAGTCGCGGAAGCCGGTCGAGTCGTAGTACGCCAGAATACTGTCGGCGTGCAGGCTCCTCGCCCACGGGTACGTCAGCCGTTTCTCCGGCCCGCGGAAATAGTACTCCACGTGACACTGCGCGCACACGTACGTGCGCATCTCCTGCCGCGATGCGTCACGGTTCACGTCGTAGTCATCATCCCCCTGGAACCGTTTCAGCAGCTGGATCCCTTCCATGAACCCGGGCCGCGTCACACGCAGCTCCATGTCGTCCGGGCTGTGGCAGTCGATGCACGCGACCGGATGCTCGACGTGCGTATATGCCTCCTGATACGTCATCTGGTTCGCGCGCTCGAAGCCCGCGATCAGGTCGCCATCGCCCAGCCGCTTGTACGGCACGTACACGGATGCATGGCAGTGCAGACACGTCCCCGGCTGCTGCGCGACCTGCTGCCGCTCCGTGTACACCTGGTCGTCGAGCATGTACGCATGGCCGCGCTCCTCGCGGAAGTCAGTGGCGAACGCATACCCCGACCACATCGTAATCAGCCGCGGGTCCTCCTCGATCCGTGACTGCGCCACCCACGAGCGCGGGTCGTCGGGGTTCGGCGCGACCGGCAGCGCCTCGCTCCCGCCATACTTCGTGCGCGTCTGGTCCACGGTACGCAGGTAGTCGTCATACTGCTGCGGGAAGTTGCGACCCCAGACCGCCGGGTCCGTAATTGTGTCGTTCAGAGCGACGACACGGTAGAACGGCTCACGCGCCTCCGTCTGCCGCTCCATGATGTTCGTCAGCAGGAGCGCGCCGGCGACGGCGAGCAGCGCCCCGCCGACCGCCGCGAGTACGATCCATTTCACCTGGCCGCGTCGCGGCTCCCGTGGTCCTGTGCTGCTCTCCATGTCCCTTCCCTTCCCTCTTTCCGGCCGGGTTCAGCGAACCCAGTGGCCGACGTACCTGTGACAGCGCGTGCACATTATCAGATCGCCGCCGATCTCGTAATGCGGATCGGTCTCCAGCGGCTCCCCGGACGCAGCAATGTCGATCTGCTCCGTGATCTGCTGATGACACTTGCGGCAGGCGTTCTCGGTGATCTCGTGATTGTGCGGCTTGATGCGGAGCGGATCCGGAAAGTCGCCCGTCGTGAATGCGAACGAGTGCCAGAATCCGTTCGAGGCCTTCGTCGCGTACTTCGGGATGAGACCCTTCGGCGTGTGACAGTCGTTGCACACGGCTACCTTGCCGTGACTCGACTTGATCCACGCCGAATAGTGCTCCTCCATGATGTGGCAGTTCGCGCACGCGGCGGGATCGTTCGTCAGGTAGGATGCGCCCTTCGCATAGACGAACGTGTATGCACCAATGCCGATCGCAATGCCGATCGCCAGACTAGCCGCCAGTGCCAGACGGAACGGCGTCACCGATCAGCCGCAGGGCTGCAGGCCGACAGAGCGGCGCGGGTCAGCGCAGTGGCGCAGCACCTCCGCCAAATGAGAACGTCGCCTGCACGTACCCCCAGTGTGACCACTCCCGCTCCCTTCCCAGCCCGATGAACTCCCCGCCCGGCCCGTTGCGGAACGCACTGTAGCCGAGCTGCAGCTGCTGTCCGGCACCGAGCTGAACGGGCACAGTAACGTCCAGCTCCCACCCGATCAAGCGATCGATTTCCACCGGCAGTTCTTCGTGCAGCCAGAATGCGTGACCGTCGAGATTGAGATTCAGTCCGCCCGGCAGTCCCACACTCGCAGATGCCATACCATCGATCAGGCCACGATCCAGCGTGCGCGCGGCCGGATCGAGAAAGAAATCGATGTAGCCGTAAAATTTGTGATTGGTTGCGTACAGTGTGTTAAACGCGCCGTACTCGCTGTCCGTCGGGCTGTCGTCGCCGGAAAGCACGTCGATGCCGACGCCGAGCCGGGGGAGAATGCTGAATGGAGTAGCGTAGCCGATGCGACCGGCGAGCAGCCACGCACTGATGTCCTGCGGCATGATGATGTCGTCGAACAGGCCGGTCTGACTGCCGAACTGGTACGCACCTTCGATCGATGCAGTGAGCGCCGCCGCGGCGGGCGACACGATGCGTGCGCCGGCAGTGGTGCGGTCCACATCACTCCACAACCGGAACGCGGCGTCGCTGTCGTGGAGCGCGAACAGCTCTACCGGTGCAGCATCGACGAACGCGCCGAGCAGGAGGTGGTCCTCGCCGGCGGTGCCGGTGAGGCGCAGGCCGCGTTCCTGCACGATCGCGGCGAGCGCGGATACGTTCCACGAGGCCCGTTCCGGGCCGAGCGTGAGGCGGGCCGCATCGAATGCGCGCCCTGTGTTGGACCAGCCGACCGCACCGACCAGGCGTTCATTACCGAGATTGATTTCCTGCCGGCCCGCGCGCACGGCCCACTCCCAGTCGCCGACAGTGGAGCCGTACTGGAGCCACGCCTGATGCACATCGAGCTGGTCCGCGCTGCCGTCGGTAGTGGTGGCCTCCTCACCCCAGGTACGCGCATCCTGCACCTGCACGAACAGGAGGGCGCGCGGCGCGAGCACGGCCTCGATGCCGAGACGCGCACGCAGAAGTGAGAAGACGTTGCCGGTGTCGATCGCGGCAGGCTCCTCTGCCTCGGCGCGGACGCGCACTTCACCCAGGACACGGATATCGCCGGCCTGCGCGAGTACCGGCAGCGGTGCAGCAGACATGAGTAGTGCGGCGTAGATATAAAACGACAATGAACGTGTCATCTTTCCTCGTGTAATGGGCTGCAGCGGCACTGGCCGTCAGAGCATCAATGGCGGATCCGGCTGACCGATCTCGAGCACGTCGACCGCGGCACCGACGCGCAGTGTGCCGGGGGCGCGATGGATGGCGTTCTGGCCGAACCACACGTGTCCGTCCCATTTCCTGTAGCCCGCGAGCGTCCGTGTCGGCTCGCGTCCGCCGACACCCGTGGCCGGATCGATCGTCGGCACGACGCAGCGCGCACATGGCCGCACGATGTCGCACTCCACGGTGCCGAGCCTGACCCTCCGCCACACGTCTTCCTCGTGCGGCTCGGTGCCGCTCACGACGATGTTCGGCCGGAACCGCACCATCTCGATCGGTTCGTCCAGCCGCGCGTTCAGCTCGACCAGCGACCCGCTGCCGATGATGAGCAGGGGAAATGCATCCGCGAAGCTGACGCGCCCCCCGGCGGGAGCGTACGCGGGGGCAACCGGGCGCAATGTGGAATCCGGCATGTACACGACGCGTGTCGGGCGGCTCAGGTGTGCACTCATGAACGCAGCCGCGTCCTCCCCGCAGTCGACCGCGTCCACCTCGTCATGCCACACGCGCACGCGTATGGTCTCAGCACCGTTCGCGGGCGCCAGACGGCATTCACCCGCAGCCTCCGACCGCAGCACCAGCTCATCCTGGTCGACTGACGGCTGTACCTGACCGAGCCGGGCATCGCTCCGCTGCGACACGAACACTCCGTCAGAGTCCACGACCATCCAGCGCCGGTCGTGCCGGAGTCCGAACGAATCCAGCGGCCACTCCCGGATCGGAATGCCCGCCGCACCCTTCAGCGGATAGACCCACAGCTCGGATATGCGCAATTGGTTTTCGCCTGACCTTCAGGAACGTTGCGATGCGGAAGCTGCCGACGTTCAGGAGCCCGTCGTAGAGATCTCGCGCGGCGCGTGAGGCGGGAGTCCTGCGGCGCGGGCGGCCGCTTCGATCTGGTCGAGCGCTTCCTGTGCGGCGCGTACAGTCTGCTCGATGAGTGCGGCGTCCGCAGCGTCGCTCGCCAGGTGGCGCATCAGCTCCTGCAGCCGGGCGCCCGCATTCTCGATCGCCTGGGAGAGCTGGCTCCCCGACTCCGCCGCACCGCCCGGGCCGTAGAACTGACGCAGGGCCGCGAACCGTCGGGCATAGAGCTCCTGTACCGCGTGCAGGGCCTCGCCCCGATCGAGATCGGCATCGGCCGGCACGGTGTCGAGCCCCGTGCGAATGTCGCGGATCCAGTCCGCGTGGCCGCCGGGCGGAGCGGTTACGAGCAGCTCTTCCGGCGTCTCCACCGTGAGTGTGTCGGCCGACGCTTGATTTGCCGTGCGCGCGGCCTCCATCTGCGCCGACACATCCTCGGGGATCTCGTCGGCGCACGCGACTGCAAGGACGGCTGTCGCCAGCCACATTCTTCTCATGACGTCCTCCGCTGGATGCAGCCCTGATGCTCGACTACCGATCCCGGCCCCCGTCGATCAGCATGGCAGACAATGCCGAACCCGGCCGCCAGATGCAACGGTCGCCACCGCCAAAACGGTAAATTCTGCACGCGTCCGGCGGAAATCGCCCCACGCAGAATCATGACTTCGCCCGACAACCGGCCCCGCTCCAGTGATCTAGATTGGCTCTGTGATTGGCATTACCGCATCAGGGACTGGAGGCAGCATGCACGCCGCAGCAATGGAGCCGGCCAGGACGCTGGCATCGTTCGCACCGGGCGATTCGGGGACGATCGAATCATTCCTGTTCGGTGCACTGCAGGCCATCTGCGACGATCTCGGCATACGACAGGGCGAGACCGTAAGCTGCCGTGCGGGCACGGCAGGCGTACTGATCCTCGACACACAGGACGGCCACACAGTATCCGTCGCACGCGACTGGGCACGGTTCATACGGATCGGCGCCGTCGCTGCACCCGCGGCCTGACGCGCGTCAGTCCCGCCTCGGAATCGCGAACAGGAACGTGCTGCCCTGACCGGGCGTGCTCTCGAGCCAGATGCGGCCGCCGTGGGCATCGACGATGCCGCGCGCGATCGCCAGCCCGAGACCCAGTCCCTGTCGCCCGCCTTTTTTCGCCTGCCAGAAGCGGTCGAACACATGCGGCTGGGACTCTTCGGGCACGCCTGGCCCCGTGTCGCTCACACTCAGCAGCATCACGCCCGGCGCCTGCTGCGCACTCACGGTCACACTGCCGCCCGGCTCGGTGAACTTGACGGCGTTGCTGACCAGATTGGACAGCACCTGCACCAGGCGCTTGTAGTCCGCCCTGATGGAGGGCAGGTTCGCGGACACCTCCATCGTCAGTGAGATGGAGCGGCCCTGTGCGATCGGGCGGAACACCTCCATGACGTCCCTGACCACGTGAGCGATCTGCAGGGTCTGCAGCTCGAGTGCGATCGGGCCGGCCTCCAGCCGCTTCACGTCGAGCAGGTCGCTGATCAGATTCTCCATCTGCAGGACGGACTGGCGTATGAACTCGAGGTGCTGCCAGCCGCCGGATCCGAGCTCGGATTCCGGCAGCGAGCGCAACAGCAGCGATGTTCCAATGCGGATGGCGCTCAGCGGGTTGCCCAGGTCGTGGGATACCACCGCGAGCAGGTCATCGCGGGCGCGCACGGCCGCCTGCGCATCGCCGTACAGTCGGGCGTTGTCGACCGCCATCCCGGCGAGGAGGGCGAGGTCCTTTGCGACAGCCAGCTCGTCGGCACCATACCGATGCCGTGTCGCCGACAGGAACCCCATGGCGCCGCGGGTCTGGCCGCGGGCCACGAGCGGAACCATCATCAGCGAACGCAGCCCCAGCTTCCGGTAGATCTCGCGATGACGCTCGTCCTGTGACAGGGACTCGATGAACTCGTCACTCACGTCGCGCATGATCTCGGGCTCGGCCGTCTCGAGCACGGTGAATACGGGGTGCGGCCCGGCGGGATTGAGCGGATAGGTGAGCAGCTCCGCCAGCTCCGGGCGGAGCTCCGGATTCGCATGGGCGATCTCCAGGCGGCGCACCGTGCCGTCCGCTTCCCGGATGTAAACCACGCACCAGTCCGCCAGCTCGGGGACGGTGAGCGCGGCCACACTCGCGAGCGTGGTCTCGTAGTCGAGTGATGATGCCAGGATGGCGCCCGCCTGGGCGAGGAACCGCTGTCCGCGCTCGACGCGCTTGCGCTCCGTGATGTCGCGCAGCACCACCGTGAACAGGGTGGAGCCGAACAGGTCCAGCTTCGATATCGACGCTTCCGCAGGGAACTCGCTGCCATCCTGCCTCAGCCCCATGATCTCCTGCCGCTCCCCCATCCGCCGCGAGGCAATGGGCGCTGCAGCGAAGTTGCGCATGTGATGCGCGTGCATACCACGGAAGCGTTCCGGCAGCAGCATCTCGAGCGACTGGCCGAGCACGTCCTCACGGCGGTGGCCGAAGATCGCTTCCGCGCCCTGATTGAACAGCGTGATCTGGAAATTCTCGTCCACGCTGATGATGGCATCCGACGCGATCGCGATGATGCCTGCGAAGCGCGCCTCGCTCGCGCGCAGCGCGCGCTCCGCCCACCGCGCCTCCGTGATGTCACGCGCTTCCGCGACGAGCCACGCAGTAGTCCCGGCGTCATCGACCACCGGTGTGATCGTCAGGTCGAATGTCGCTCTGTGACCCGCGGCACCCGGGATCTCCACTTCCAGCCGTACAGTGGCGCCCGCCGCCGCGCGCATGACCTCCTCGCGCACGCGCGTGCGCGTAGCCTCATCCGGCCACCAGTCGCCCTCGTGGAACGGTCGATCGATAGCGTCTTCGAGTGTGATACCGGCGGCTTCGAGCGCCGCATGATTCAGATCGATGACCCGTCCCTCCGGGTCGAGGACGGCCATGAAGTGGAAGGCCTGATCGAAGGCAGCTCGCAGGCGCGGCTCGGCCGCACCCGCCGCCGGACCGGACTCAGCGTGCCCTGCGTCGGACTCCTGGCTGGCGTGAGGCAGCGGCTCCACCAGCGATCAGTCGCGCGCCTTCAGCAGTCCGGTGTTCAGTGCGAACCGGACCAGCTCGGAGCGGTGATGCAGCGAGAGCTTTTCCATGATGCGGGAGCGATACGTGTCGACCGTCTTCGGCGAGATGAACAGCTTCTCGCCGATCTCGCTCGAGCTGAAGCCTTCCGCCGTCATGGCGAGTACATCGCGCTCGCGATCCGTCAGTTTCGCGAGCGGGTCCGGCTGGTCATCCTCGCCTTTCACCCGGAACCCCTGAAGCAGCAGCTTCGCGGCGTTCGGATAGAGGAACACCTCGTCGCGCGCGACCGTCCGGATCGCGTTCGTCAGGTCCTCGTCCGCGCTCGTCTTCTTCACATAACCGCTGCCGCCCGCTTCCAGGACGGGCAGCAGGTACTCCTCCTCACTGTGCATCGTGAGGACGAGCACCTTGCATGGCGTCTCCGCGGTCAGCTTCTTCGTGGCCTCCAGCCCGCCCATGCCCGGCATCGACAGGTCCATGACCACCACGTCCGGGTGCAGCTGCTGCGCCTTCTCCAGCGCCTCCTCACCGGTCGAGGCCTCGCCCACCACGCGGAAATCACGCTCCGCCTCCAGCAGAGCCTTCAGACCCGCGCGCAGGACCAGGTGGTCGTCCGTCAGCAGAATGCGAATTGTCTCAGGCATACCGCGCCGTCTCCACTGTGGGGATGGTCACCCGGATCCGCGTGCCAGCGCCGGGGTTGCTCTCGATCTCGACGGTTCCGCCGAGGTACGCACCACGCTCCTGCATCCCGAACAGGCCGAGCCCTCCGCGCGACATCTCCTCCACCACGGAGAAGCCGCGACCGGTGTCGCTCACCACCACCTGCACCGTATTGCGCGTCACTTCCAGGTCCACGCGGGCAGAGGGCGCCGTCGAGTGACGGGCCACGTTGGAGAGCGCTTCCTGTACGATACGATACACCGCCAGCTCTGCGTCCGGCGAGAGGACGCCGTCCGTGGCGGCGATATCCGTGACGATCGTCATCCCGGTCGTCTCCGCGACGTTGCGCGCGTACGACTCAATTGCCGGTGACAGGCCCAGCATGTCAAGCGCCGGCGGCCGCAGCCCCTGCGCGATCCGCCGGATTTCCTCCGTGGCCGCGCCGATATCCCGGCTGATGCGTTCAAGTGCCTGCGCTCTGTCCTCGGCCTCCGCGGCGCGCGCCACGCGAAGCCGGACACGCAGAGCCGTCAGCGTCTGGGCAATGCCGTCATGCAGCTCCTGCGCGATGCGCCGGCGCTCCTCCTCCTGCGCGGTGAGCGCCCGCGCAGCCACCTCGCGCAGCCGCGTGCGGTATGCGTCGGCGCTGTCCAGCATCATGTTGAACGTGCCGGCCAGACGCTCGAGATCCCGATCGGCCAGCTCTGACACCTCGACCCGCGCGGTTAGGTCACCGTCCTGAACCCGGCGAGCGGTGCCCTCCAGCTGCTTCAGCGGGCTCAGCGCCAGGCGCAGGATGACCGCATTGCTGATCACGCTCAGCACCAGGCCCGCACCCAGCAGCAGCGCGAAGCTCGCGTTCTCGTTCTCGGCGGCCGCGTCTGCTATGAGCACGCTGCCAATCGTGACAAGCGCGAGAATCACCGCGTTCGCGATGAGGATCTTGTAGAACAGCGGCACCCGCAGGAGTGTGCGGACGACGCCGCGGCCGGACTCCGGTGGCGCTGCGTCGTCCGACGTGCTCCCGGCTTTCGTCGGGCGTCCGTTGCTGAGGTTCGTGTCCAGGGGCGTGTCCCGTGCGATGCGTGGCAATACCGGATACCGCACGGTCCACGCGAGCGTGCGGTATCCTGAGGCCAATCTATAACGACCAGGCCCGCGCGTCTGTGGGGCGAGCCCGGGTTCTCTGTAGGGAATAGCCCTACGGCCTGACGCGGTCCCGCGGCCGTTCGCCACCCGCAATGCGCCGCTCGTCCCGCCGCCGATTGTGCCCCCGGCGTGCGCGGAGTAGTCTGATGCGACCGTCCCCCGCTGAAAATTACAGGAGAAACCATGCGTCTGCAGGTATTGCACCGGGCATCCATGCCGCTGCTGCTGGCCGCTCTGCTGGCCGCACCCGCGACCGCCCAGGACACGCCGGCCGCCCGGTCTCAGGATGTCGAGTCGATCGATGCCATTATCGCGTCGCTCTACGACGTGATCTCGGGCCCCGCCGGTCAGAAGCGGGACTGGCAGCGGTTCCACTCGCTTTTCGTGCCGGGAGCCCGGCTGATCCCCACGGGCGTATCGCAGCAGGGCGACGTGCGGCACCGCGTGATGACGCCGGAAGACTATGCCACGACGAGCGGTCCGGTCCTCGAGGAGCGCGGCTTCTTCGAGCGCGAGATCGGCCGCACGACCGAGCGCTTCGGCAACATCGCCCACGTCTTCAGTGCCTACGACTCGAAGAATACGGCCGAGGACCCGGACCCCTTCGCGCGCGGGATCAACAGCATCCAGCTGCTGTACGACGGCACCCGGTGGTGGGTCGTGTCGATCTTCTGGGACTCCGAGCGCGAGGGCAATCCGATTCCCGAACGCTACCTGCGGTCGGAGGGCCGTCCGTGATACGGGGCCTGAGCGCTGCCGCCGCCTGCGCGGTGCTGAGCGCGGCCGGTGTGTCGGCTCAGGCTGCCGTGGACGTGACCGCCGCCGCCCAAGCGGGACAGGAGATCTACAACGGGCGCGAGCGACGTCTCGATGTGCACCTCCAGCGCGCCGACGCGGATATCCGCGTCGATGGCGCGCTCGACGAAGAGGCATGGTCCAGCGCCGCGCTGCTCACAGGGTTCTCGCAGTTCTCGCCTGTCGACCGGCTGCCGGCCGAGGACTCCACGGAGGTGCTCGTCCTCTACA
This window encodes:
- a CDS encoding 4a-hydroxytetrahydrobiopterin dehydratase; amino-acid sequence: MTRRDKLDDTDVRSRLERLPGWTLDDGRLHRQLEFTDFVGAFGFMASVALVAERMNHHPDWSNTYRTVDIYLSSHDVGGLSERDFELAGRIDALYSHGS
- a CDS encoding thioesterase family protein, which gives rise to MQPAELAGFPVVITIPVAWGEMDAFGHVNNIVYFRWFESARIAYLDAIAFRGGDAGVGPILASTQCRFRRPLEYPDVVHVGARTTDVAEDRFTMEYRIVSDAAGGVAAEGSGVIVAYDYASAGKAALPAAVRARIGELEQVGSDREAE
- a CDS encoding alkaline phosphatase family protein, translated to MKKLVWIGAVILVVVAGVVVFALIKGIRPGDAAELLAAGGTKPLRDPMRVARGTTRVLVFALDGVGVDELHSAARSGRAPHLAAALGREEGDGLYATGYSVPGVLTVLPSTTLAAWASVFTGEPPAYTGVPGNEFFVREQRRFYAPAPVTVPEATHVLATYADDLIGGVLAVPTLYERADVRAYVALSHIHRGADLLVVPDAAAISEIALGLVAGIVEDDDEPGSDKYSELDATSVETMLEAMREHGPADLQVIYFPGVDLYTHMAPHPIEDQRDYVSTVLDPAVGAVIGAYRDAGILDSTYIVFVSDHGHTPVIEDDRHALEAEGDDEPPAVLESAGFRMRPLSIDVPADDDFQAALAYQGAFAYIYLADRSICPQADTPCDWSRPPRLEEDVLPAVRAFDEANRTGARVPAMQGTLDLIFAREPRPPSEEALPFSVWDGNALVPVEEYLAAHPRPDLLELPERLRGLGAGPFGHRAGDILLLARSGSSRPIEDRFYFSGRYRSWHGSPDPQDSRIPIIVAREGMAGSDIRALVDGAIGGSATQLSIVPLIEALLAGR
- a CDS encoding ammonia-forming cytochrome c nitrite reductase subunit c552, which produces MESSTGPREPRRGQVKWIVLAAVGGALLAVAGALLLTNIMERQTEAREPFYRVVALNDTITDPAVWGRNFPQQYDDYLRTVDQTRTKYGGSEALPVAPNPDDPRSWVAQSRIEEDPRLITMWSGYAFATDFREERGHAYMLDDQVYTERQQVAQQPGTCLHCHASVYVPYKRLGDGDLIAGFERANQMTYQEAYTHVEHPVACIDCHSPDDMELRVTRPGFMEGIQLLKRFQGDDDYDVNRDASRQEMRTYVCAQCHVEYYFRGPEKRLTYPWARSLHADSILAYYDSTGFRDWTHAVTGAPALKAQHPEFELYSQGTHARAGVACADCHMPYKRTGAMKISDHHVRSPLLNIAAACQTCHRVDQQELWERATTIQDRTFAMRNMAMDALMELIRDLGARVETDSTSQDVQLARDYQRKAQFLLDFIEAENSMGFHAPQEAARVLHKSVNYARMGQIALYGGRPAELDAGLAARVTADMPPQGEAAYRESEQVNRERLEEMRRQRGDTTGRSP
- the nrfH gene encoding cytochrome c nitrite reductase small subunit codes for the protein MTPFRLALAASLAIGIAIGIGAYTFVYAKGASYLTNDPAACANCHIMEEHYSAWIKSSHGKVAVCNDCHTPKGLIPKYATKASNGFWHSFAFTTGDFPDPLRIKPHNHEITENACRKCHQQITEQIDIAASGEPLETDPHYEIGGDLIMCTRCHRYVGHWVR
- a CDS encoding alginate export family protein — encoded protein: MTRSLSFYIYAALLMSAAPLPVLAQAGDIRVLGEVRVRAEAEEPAAIDTGNVFSLLRARLGIEAVLAPRALLFVQVQDARTWGEEATTTDGSADQLDVHQAWLQYGSTVGDWEWAVRAGRQEINLGNERLVGAVGWSNTGRAFDAARLTLGPERASWNVSALAAIVQERGLRLTGTAGEDHLLLGAFVDAAPVELFALHDSDAAFRLWSDVDRTTAGARIVSPAAAALTASIEGAYQFGSQTGLFDDIIMPQDISAWLLAGRIGYATPFSILPRLGVGIDVLSGDDSPTDSEYGAFNTLYATNHKFYGYIDFFLDPAARTLDRGLIDGMASASVGLPGGLNLNLDGHAFWLHEELPVEIDRLIGWELDVTVPVQLGAGQQLQLGYSAFRNGPGGEFIGLGREREWSHWGYVQATFSFGGGAAPLR
- a CDS encoding MOSC N-terminal beta barrel domain-containing protein, producing the protein MRISELWVYPLKGAAGIPIREWPLDSFGLRHDRRWMVVDSDGVFVSQRSDARLGQVQPSVDQDELVLRSEAAGECRLAPANGAETIRVRVWHDEVDAVDCGEDAAAFMSAHLSRPTRVVYMPDSTLRPVAPAYAPAGGRVSFADAFPLLIIGSGSLVELNARLDEPIEMVRFRPNIVVSGTEPHEEDVWRRVRLGTVECDIVRPCARCVVPTIDPATGVGGREPTRTLAGYRKWDGHVWFGQNAIHRAPGTLRVGAAVDVLEIGQPDPPLML